One segment of Plasmodium vivax chromosome 14, whole genome shotgun sequence DNA contains the following:
- a CDS encoding malonyl CoA-acyl carrier protein transacylase precursor, putative (encoded by transcript PVX_122435A; Apicoplast targeted protein. Curated by Stuart Ralph, Walter and Eliza Hall Institute of Medical Research, Australia.) produces the protein MGLDTYNTCKNAKELYDRASKVLGYNLMDVIKNGPIEKLKDSQISQPSIYTVSIAAYEKLKQENQDAVMKLNLCMGYSLGEYSALTCSEALPFEEGVFLTKERGKAMQNCAKLYKMTTIAIVGLTLESIHNLIEDVNREMNDDIFIVSYMTPKKFGLCGKPESMKYLNKLAKEKYKAIFTKELQISGGFHSSYMFPARKALENALKQITFRKLKIPVISNVDGCAYDDPHIIKQLLLLQLTSPIRINTCLENVLKHGYETGYELGPGTINSNLLKDVSKKQKAATPYI, from the coding sequence ATGGGCTTAGATACATACAACACGTGTAAAAATGCCAAAGAACTGTATGACCGTGCGAGTAAAGTTCTGGGCTACAATTTAATGGATGTCATTAAAAATGGCCcaatagaaaaattaaaagattcACAAATTTCCCAGCCATCCATTTATACTGTGTCCATTGCTGCCtacgaaaaattgaaacaagAAAATCAAGACGCAGTTATGAAGCTAAATCTATGTATGGGGTACTCACTAGGTGAATATTCTGCCTTAACATGTTCAGAAGCTTTGCCCTTTGAGGAAGGCGTATTTCTAACCaaggaaaggggaaaggcaATGCAAAACTGTGCCAAGCTATACAAAATGACCACCATTGCAATTGTGGGGCTAACCCTAGAGAGCATTCATAACCTGATAGAAGATGTCAATAGAGAAATGAATGATGACATTTTTATTGTCAGCTATATGACTCCCAAAAAATTCGGTTTATGTGGAAAACCGGAAAGTATGAAATATCTGAACAAATtagcaaaggaaaaatataaagccATTTTTACCAAAGAGCTGCAAATTTCAGGGGGATTCCACTCCTCCTACATGTTCCCAGCTAGAAAAGCTTTGGAGAATGCCCTAAAACAGATCACATTCAGAAAGCTAAAAATCCCAGTCATTTCTAACGTCGATGGATGTGCTTATGATGACCCACACATAATCAAACAGCTGCTACTTCTGCAGTTGACCAGCCCCATTAGAATAAATACCTGCCTGGAGAATGTGTTAAAGCATGGGTACGAGACTGGCTACGAGTTGGGCCCCGGAACGATCAACTCGAACCTTTTGAAGGACGTCtcgaagaagcagaaggcGGCCACGCCGTATATTTAG
- a CDS encoding hypothetical protein, conserved (encoded by transcript PVX_122440A) — protein MDINLFIHSVEVELAARDTAVGGDEQEEENVVYCLHIKVESGDARGGSGPGSGSNGHPSSDAGGRPYGTQRGLKNEMPNGLFYETPWYMCVKKGQSEICLMSYEVNISHAFNMLERDEGLALYVLRKDLNKDKVDYLHRSELNMKNKRLYDRNYCILFENDNLKGKIKVYLKNGIIYNHTLGEIKTANYLKDVHLEKFLPSEFPTEVGKEQVEGKIDHRPKEQSGLSQDKHIINEFNELLNERRVLYWVYIDDNGKEQGPFNSNTIFTWIINEYFEDDTLIRLHDKGKFYKLCEVIGYIEKNVLLNSGGHELVGHNLGDSQGNILRNSIIQGVNTNGVNTNWDVSKGSQTEKQTNFIHRGDATQNDMGNYAVNKSDIYFPEGGYVGQYMERTSQKLNDAYSNEVEAKKPTSTVLSKSEDFSKGEDAAIHNKAHSNKNVKKKNQVKRLKREIKRIKDEMVKLKESASSSRPTPCDDAEVEARHDWSPQCGEDGASNLTSNAASKKNSGATQEESHISTSNNVTHETAHIGPFQENVGRSAAQNNAQSVTPGHVKEGVNYLSNAFSSEANLIEKIISEINEEFRIKENHQKQRCVEIAMSSISQAQECLLNIKKKRMTSYLNRIINLSIHDEAIYIGEDNQEMVPMERRHLKKKAPKNGTFGGARSVAYGVSCEACPTCAALCANRKKAILNRSAVGSIDEVAGQRGYLHARGKFSNGGLESAPRRRKEVGYSLVINGGSPKSAEKVKLVSGEKWPNGSFQGRSCGGVSKEQATTLCLNRQNNEEVVYNYYVTYDQFLKCLLLIQRSVRMWLSRRKRRSSWWSKNKYDVCNSGELGHCCSFRSSALSGNHGEREKKPGEDSTRIKKEKYKTDIINRIFQNVHFVNNEKKDVHESYVTFLEQEMGNKMEGRKAPTLSPLLRSVETERDNIPVGSPPNGDYLFNKKGQMNKHEEDELKRRCEERGPLNRVDKLHSDVLQSGGNSLRREDTEKVKQMYGVKREGTSYDQEERSSKQNVHELLCNLLSKYKSASEENGTNEKLSSLQPNEQFTRNLEKYNSFLKSIEKKDISGKRDTLLSFVNNLKFDNILGEKKKNCQLETGLKSGSAMPTPCSFLSYRENPAHNCSYNDKGQNGAEDGITKGGNNTARSDTKLAQIKFLQKGNFFCKNFSEKEGNVMDHPVGKNSVSHFLLNKVGNKDLKNTVTDNLYDGCYSDRFMGDHHRVFITKR, from the exons ATGGACATCAACCTGTTCATCCACAGTGTTGAAGTGGAGCTGGCCGCGAGGGATACAGCTGTGGGGGGGGACgagcaggaggaagaaaatgtgGTGTACTGCCTGCACATTAAAGTGGAGAGTGGCGACGCGCGGGGAGGCAGCGGGCCAGGTAGTGGGTCAAACGGTCACCCAAGCAGTGACGCAGGTGGCCGCCCCTATGGCACACAGCGTGGTCTGAAGAACGAAATGCCGAATGGGCTCTTTTACGAAACGCCATGGTACATGTGCGTGAAGAAGGGGCAAAGCGAAATATGCCTCATGTCTTACGAAGTGAACATATCACACGCGTTTAACATGCTGGAGAGGGAC GAGGGACTCGCCCTGTACGTGCTGCGGAAAGACCTGAACAAAGACAAAGTCGATTACCTGCACCGAAGCGAGCTGAACATGAAGAACAAAAGACTCTACGATAGGAACTATTGTATCCTTTTCGAAAATGATAAtctaaaggggaaaataaaagtgtatttaaaaaatggaattatatataatcacACGTTAGGTGAAATAAAAACGGCTAATTATTTGAAAGACGTCCATTTGGAGAAATTTTTGCCAAGTGAATTTCCCACAGAGGTAGGTAAAGAGCAAGTGGAAGGCAAAATTGACCATCGCCCAAAAGAACAAAGCGGGTTGTCTCAAGACAAGCATATAATTAACGAGTTTAATGAGTTGCTAAACGAGAGGAGGGTCCTATACTGGGTTTACATAGACGACAATGGGAAGGAACAAGGCCCCTTCAACAGCAACACCATTTTTACTTGGATCATAAATGAGTATTTTGAGGACGACACGTTAATCAGGTTACACGATAAGGGGAAGTTCTACAAGCTGTGCGAGGTGATTGgctatattgaaaaaaatgtgttactAAATTCGGGCGGCCATGAACTGGTGGGGCACAACCTGGGGGATAGCCAGGGGAACATCCTGAGGAACAGCATCATTCAGGGGGTGAATACCAATGGGGTGAATACCAATTGGGACGTTTCGAAAGGGAGCCAAACGGAGAAACAGACAAATTTCATCCATCGGGGGGATGCTACCCAAAATGACATGGGCAATTACGCCGTAAACAAAAgtgatatttattttcccgaAGGGGGGTACGTCGGACAGTACATGGAGAGGACTTCCCAAAAATTAAACGACGCGTACAGCAACGAAGTGGAGGCGAAGAAACCCACTTCTACTGTTCTCAGCAAAAGTGAAGATTtttcaaagggggaagacgcaGCCATTCATAACAAGGCACATAgtaacaaaaatgtaaaaaaaaaaaatcaagtGAAAAGGCTGAAAAGGGAGATTAAAAGGATCAAAGACGAAATGGTTAAATTGAAGGAAAGTGCTTCTTCAAGTAGACCAACCCCTTGTGACGATGCGGAGGTGGAGGCACGTCACGATTGGTCCCCTCAGTGTGGGGAGGACGGGGCGTCCAATTTAACATCCAACGCAGCATCGAAAAAGAATTCCGGCGCCACACAAGAAGAATCTCACATCAGCACAAGTAATAATGTAACGCATGAAACGGCGCACATTGGGCCTTTCCAAGAAAATGTAGGGAGAAGTGCTGCCCAGAATAACGCACAAAGTGTAACACCCGGACATGTTAAAGAGGGTGTAAATTACCTCAGTAATGCTTTTTCAAGCGAGGCAAACCTgatcgaaaaaataattagcGAAATTAATGAAGAGTTTCgaataaaagaaaatcaCCAAAAACAGAGGTGCGTGGAAATTGCCATGAGCAGTATAAGTCAAGCGCAGGAGTGCCTTCTCAACATAAAGAAGAAGCGAATGACGTCCTACCTGAACAGAATAATCAACTTATCAATTCATGATGAGGCAATATACATCGGGGAGGACAATCAAGAAATGGTTCCTATGGAGCGGAGGCACTTGAAGAAGAAAGCGCCGAAAAATGGCACCTTCGGAGGTGCTCGCAGCGTTGCTTATGGTGTCTCCTGTGAAGCGTGCCCAACGTGTGCAGCTCTGTGTGCTAATCGGAAGAAGGCAATACTTAACAGGAGTGCGGTAGGAAGCATCGACGAGGTGGCGGGCCAAAGGGGTTACCTCCACGCGAGGGGGAAATTCTCGAATGGGGGTTTGGAAAGCGCGCCGAGGAGGCGAAAGGAGGTGGGGTATTCGTTAGTAATAAATGGGGGGTCGCCGAAAAGTGCCGAGAAGGTTAAATTGGTTagtggggaaaaatggcCAAACGGGAGTTTCCAAGGAAGGAGCTGCGGGGGAGTTTCCAAGGAACAGGCAACCACTCTGTGCCTCAACCGCCAGAACAACGAAGAAGTTGTGTACAACTACTACGTAACTTACGACCAATTTTTAAAGTGCCTACTTTTGATACAGCGCAGTGTAAGGATGTGGCTGagcagaaggaaaaggcgTAGCTCCTGGTGGagcaaaaacaaatatgATGTTTGCAACTCGGGAGAATTAGGCCACTGTTGCTCCTTTAGGAGTAGCGCCTTAAGTGGCAACCAtggggagagagaaaaaaaaccagGAGAAGATTCTActcgaataaaaaaagaaaaatacaaaacagACATCATAAATCGTATATTCCAAAATGTGCATTTTGTGAATAATGAAAAGAAGGACGTACATGAATCGTATGTTACTTTTTTGGAGCAAGAAAtgggaaacaaaatggaagggaGGAAGGCACCGACGTTATCACCCCTTCTACGGAGTGTTGAAACGGAGAGGGACAACATCCCTGTGGGTTcccctccaaatggggacTACCTTTTTAATAAGAAGGGTCAAATGAACAAGCATGAGGAAGACGAACTAAAGAGGAGGTGCGAAGAGAGGGGACCGCTTAACAGGGTTGACAAGCTTCATTCAGACGTACTTCAAAGTGGAGGCAACTCGCTCAGAAGGGAAGACACCGAAAAGGTTAAACAAATGTATGGCGTCAAAAGGGAGGGTACAAGTTATGATCAAGAGGAGAGATCATCTAAGCAAAATGTACATGAGCTTTTGTGTAACCTGTTAAGTAAGTACAAAAGTGCCAGCGAGGAAAACGGGACGAACGAAAAATTGAGCAGCTTGCAGCCAAACGAACAGTTTACGCGTAACTTAGAAAAGTACAATAGCTTCCTCAAGtcgatagaaaaaaaagacatctCTGGAAAGAGGGACACATTACTATCATTTGTGAACAACCTAAAATTTGATAACATATTgggtgaaaagaaaaaaaattgccaattGGAAACGGGCTTAAAGAGCGGTTCCGCCATGCCCACGCCGTGTTCCTTTCTGAGTTATAGAGAAAACCCCGCCCATAACTGCAGTTACAATGATAAGGGGCAGAATGGAGCGGAAGACGGTAtcaccaaggggggaaataacaCAGCCAGAAGTGACACCAAACTGGCACAAATTAAATTTCTCCAaaagggcaattttttttgtaaaaatttttccgaaaaagaaggaaatgtGATGGACCATCCCGTGGGCAAAAATAGTGTGAGTCACTTTTTGCTGAACAAAGTTGGCAATAAAGATTTGAAAAACACCGTAACGGATAATCTTTATGATGGATGTTATTCAGATCGTTTTATGGGAGATCATCACCGCGTCTTCATTACGAAGAGGTGA
- a CDS encoding hypothetical protein, conserved (encoded by transcript PVX_122445A) translates to MSRALRPMGRILHSVSHPCRAHNPTSGVTPYPLSKKQISYTQHNSRNINSKNAYLYDLYRSLENCKNGNSLYKLSCKIKGCQIYDLYIWRLVEEKFFKFQKELTPKEISSIINHFKQIKINDSKIYHRCVDVILPTIGSYSLHDLSLLCLSLTYFNKVNTSFMERVADAIIKLYESEKAKIHQLCKKELQQIFISYVHIIGAYSKVGHKHIELFKIASVYIHLALTADVYVPSKILIKIVTSYACVKIKHSKIFELIAKQIPTVKITDDELKSIKRSFDQLGYSCETLEKYIQYRLS, encoded by the exons ATGTCACGAGCGCTGCGCCCCATGGGGAGAATTCTCCACAGCGTTAGTCACCCATGTAGGGCGCATAACCCGACAAGTGGGGTGACGCCTTACCCCCTCTCGAAGAAACAAATCAGCTACACACAACACAACAGCAGAAATATCAATTCGAAGAATGCCTATCTGTACGATTTATACAGATCCTTGgagaattgtaaaaatggaaatagcCTTTACAAACTGAGctgcaaaataaaagggtGCCAAATATATGACCTGTACATATGGAGATTAGTGGAAGAaaagtttttcaaatttcAAAAAGAGTTAACCCCCAAAGAAATTTCCTCCATCATTAAtcattttaaacaaataaaaattaatgacaGTAAAATATACCACCGCTGTGTTGATGTAATTCTCCCAACCATAGGCTCCTATTCGTTACACGATTTGTCTCTCCTCTGTTTGTCTCTTACTTACTTTAATAAAGTGAACACATCCTTCATGGAAAGGGTAGCAGATGCGATAATCAAATTGTATGAAagtgaaaaggcaaaaatacACCAACTGTGTAAAAAAGAGCTTCAACAGATTTTCATTTcgtacgtacatataatTGGAGCCTATAGTAAGGTAGGCCATAAGCACAtcgaattatttaaaatagcCTCGGTGTATATTCATTTGGCACTTACTGCTGATGTGTACGTTCCTTCCAAAATATTAATCAAGATAGTCACCTCATATGCGTG CGTCAAAATAAAGCACAGCAAAATATTCGAGCTAATAGCCAAGCAGATACCCACGGTCAAAATTACGGATGACGAACTGAAG agCATCAAGCGGAGCTTCGACCAACTCGGCTACTCCTGCGAAACCCTGGAGAAGTACATCCAGTACAGGCTGTCCTAG
- a CDS encoding hypothetical protein, conserved (encoded by transcript PVX_122450A) — MGSIVKKWELVKPKMLFTLRWTERYFHHLSLSNELKYKNVETHQRYYMFNQMRGKKNRKKRERGNLNDEQKKTKLKVPPVRLEDRTTVCEPPNVISKNIKKEIMKVCVGKERTRRHFKFRNKYRMRKMLSLTHDQENIKDKKKNPSTFVTPLTKLQHEATLPRTMHHDRFSFPHSFQYSVIWHGSSSVDHEENNICFFSSHIRDLSLSARERKKMTDILGEERVDAKNEMIFLESNFFNTYNHNAAYLGDVVQFLMRRVRSL, encoded by the coding sequence ATGGGGAGCATcgtgaaaaaatgggaactgGTGAAGCCCAAAATGTTATTCACCCTTCGGTGGACTGAAAGGTATTTCCACCACCTTAGCCTGAGCAATGAGttgaaatacaaaaatgtagaaaccCACCAAAGGTACTACATGTTTAACCAgatgagggggaagaagaatcggaaaaaaagggaaagaggAAACTTAAATGATGAGcagaagaaaacaaaattgaaagtCCCCCCTGTGAGGCTGGAAGACAGGACAACGGTGTGCGAACCTCCAAATGTTAttagcaaaaatattaaaaaggaaattatgaAAGTATGCGTTGGAAAGGAAAGAACGAGGAGACATTTTAAGTTCCGAAATAAATATCGAATGAGGAAAATGTTAAGTCTAACTCATGAtcaggaaaatataaaagataagaaaaaaaacccaagCACATTTGTAACTCCGCTGACAAAATTACAACATGAAGCCACCTTGCCAAGAACAATGCACCACGACAGATTTAGTTTTCCCCACTCCTTTCAGTATTCGGTCATCTGGCACGGGTCTTCTAGTGTGGACCACGAGGAAAACAACATTTGCTTTTTCAGTTCCCACATTAGGGATTTATCCCTGTCTGCgcgggaaaggaaaaagatgACGGACATTTTGGGGGAGGAGCGCGTCGACgccaaaaatgaaatgatcTTCCTCGAGAGCAACTTCTTCAACACGTACAACCACAACGCGGCGTACTTGGGGGACGTCGTCCAGTTTTTGATGCGCCGGGTCCGCAGTTTGTGA
- a CDS encoding small GTP-binding protein, putative (encoded by transcript PVX_122455A), with the protein MIDLCCKLLYKGKFIPVGRRIFREKLISGRKQKSPIILLPPYISVHELRLMLNINYETCFKAANVYKSGNTYRWKDSEDRTFQSVNKRNVIIPYSTAAYVSKIFKFKPRLIQVELFCEEEEKSSGALQDVYRRVYMAEEYHASVLRLRGASTNGANGASVAPPETAPPVLANPNEPRSESSSDDPPSLPPNEGRTPVDDKKKNYYTVVSVIGHINHGKTTMLDKMTKNNLALSEAGCITQNIKPIHFEEGPFKFTFVDTPGHKVFQIFRGRAAFLSDILIILISLEVGAEIQTEEAIKYADKFGIPVVFVLNKADLYGENESVVKAELRKQCTNMYDEGNLKHNFSKEIENAIAISSLTGYNLDKLINRLFFISHYIDLPYHSVNRFYNNCEAIRDAALGVGNSPGGGISFDSPAGGNPANGNPPNGNPAEGTPAEEKTHTSRHHAEKAKERRKSDLNLLQKYIRKSDCLLAIDKNPVGMGMVVDISKDSSKGTILHVIVRNGFFIEGSYFICGSAYGKIQKMYKFNSNFKESCSYAAIGMAVLISGIKKHGNATTDDLIFTLPQSNAFRLCQYRLMVEKLSTLQVSGKEIKVSWENDMKKNEFHAEDIYQNRLAMSDKRKAIEEFGIEKENIFEEVSEQEFHKSNTQRKKEEEDESVVIQLEEENKYEDLARVKKEKMQYILSQGDSNESILVPEENTFSFFESPKGGEQLDALVNSHKGGVKPQKKEQPNSPISATNINPVTHNQHDAANDISNETNNPTPRRSYNTESATLYEYAGGKKQKDAQEKGKTPSVLGTPPLGRGRKNRHAQHSSATDGHSSEEAANNHNEPHTDGRKLNDPWYYEESEETWAKKVLQRNDELMESWRNKTRQREIEKERQIFYEKQMILKNEILRRKLLGEEKLTEEEINAYLYDEEKSNGNNSQESSTAEPVELPPKNCPVIPIIIRTNYVGMFDIFLDEFENLQKMHNVKISVVHGGIGPITPNDVVHAEVESNFGYCCIYAFQVKVLPDSVKQSVLSNIVIKQFDVFTDLIDDVVNRIKNIKALIAHNMYVRSLKNERTQEGV; encoded by the coding sequence ATGATCGACCTCTGCTGCAAGCTCCTATATAAAGGGAAATTCATCCCCGTGGGAAGGAGGATATTCAGGGAAAAACTGATAAGCGGGAGGAAACAGAAATCCCCCATCATTTTGCTGCCGCCGTACATATCCGTACACGAGCTTAGGCTAATGCTCAACATTAACTACGAGACGTGTTTTAAAGCGGCAAATGTGTATAAGAGTGGGAACACTTACAGGTGGAAGGACTCGGAAGATAGGACCTTCCAAAGTGTAAACAAAAGGAACGTAATTATCCCCTACAGCACTGCTGCATACGtgagtaaaatttttaagtttaaGCCGAGGCTCATCCAGGTGGAATTGTTttgcgaagaggaggagaagagcAGCGGGGCGCTGCAGGATGTGTACAGGAGGGTCTACATGGCGGAGGAGTACCACGCGAGTGTTTTGAGGCTCCGAGGGGCGTCCACAAATGGTGCAAACGGTGCAAGTGTTGCGCCCCCCGAGACCGCTCCCCCTGTGCTGGCCAACCCAAATGAACCTCGCAGCGAGAGCAGCTCGGATGACCCCCCGAGTTTACCCCCCAACGAGGGAAGAACCCCAGTGGAcgataaaaagaaaaactacTACACTGTCGTGTCCGTGATAGGCCACATCAACCATGGGAAAACCACCATGCTGGATAAGATGACGAAGAACAACTTGGCGTTAAGTGAAGCAGGCTGCATCacgcaaaatataaaacctatacattttgaagagggCCCTTTTAAGTTCACCTTTGTAGACACCCCAGGGCATAAGGTTTTTCAAATCTTCAGAGGAAGGGCAGCTTTCCTCTCGGACATACTAATCATATTAATTTCTTTAGAAGTAGGAGCGGAAATACAAACGGAGGAAGCAATTAAGTACGCAGATAAATTTGGCATCCCAGTCGTCTTTGTTCTTAACAAGGCAGATCTGTATGGAGAAAATGAGTCCGTAGTAAAAGCAGAGTTAAGGAAGCAATGCACAAATATGTATGATGAAGGaaatttaaaacataatttttccaaagaaATTGAAAACGCGATTGCTATATCTTCACTGACGGGGTACAATTTGGACAAGCTAATCAACAGactgttttttatttcgcatTATATTGATTTGCCCTATCACAGTGTGAATAGGTTCTACAACAATTGTGAGGCCATACGGGATGCCGCCTTAGGTGTTGGGAattcccccggggggggcaTCTCATTTGATAGCCCCGCTGGGGGTAATCCAGCTAATGGAAACCCCCCTAATGGTAACCCCGCTGAGGGCACCCCCGCTGAGGAGAAAACGCACACAAGCAGGCACCACGCAGAGAAGGCaaaggaaaggagaaaatcaGATCTGAACCTCCTGCAAAAGTATATCAGAAAATCGGACTGCCTACTTGCCATCGATAAAAACCCAGTGGGCATGGGCATGGTGGTAGACATAAGCAAGGACTCCAGCAAGGGGACCATTCTGCATGTCATTGTCCGAAACGGGTTCTTCATCGAAGGAAGCTATTTTATATGCGGTTCTGCTTATgggaaaattcaaaaaatgtataaattcaATAGCAACTTTAAGGAGAGCTGCAGCTATGCCGCCATAGGGATGGCTGTACTAATCAGTGGAATTAAGAAGCATGGAAACGCAACAACGGATGATTTGATTTTTACCCTCCCACAGAGTAACGCCTTTAGGCTATGTCAGTACAGACTCATGGTCGAAAAGTTAAGCACTCTACAGGTAAGTGGGAAAGAAATCAAAGTCTCCTGGGAAAATGacatgaagaaaaatgaattccaCGCGGAGgatatttatcaaaatagACTCGCAATGTCGGATAAGAGGAAAGCCATTGAAGAGTTCGGcatagaaaaggaaaacatattCGAAGAGGTATCTGAGCAGGAGTTTCACAAAAGTAACACgcaaaggaagaaggaggaggaagacgaatcTGTAGTGATCCAattggaggaagaaaacaaataTGAGGACCTAGCCAGGgttaagaaagaaaaaatgcaatacaTCCTCTCGCAGGGTGATTCAAATGAAAGCATTTTAGTACCTGAAGAGAacaccttttccttttttgaaagCCCCAAAGGGGGTGAACAGCTCGATGCGTTGGTCAATTCCCACAAGGGAGGAGTCAAACCCCAAAAGAAGGAACAGCCAAACAGCCCAATCAGTGCAACGAATATAAATCCCGTGACACACAACCAACATGATGCAGCAAATGACATCTCGAACGAAACAAATAATCCCACTCCAAGAAGAAGCTATAACACGGAAAGTGCTACACTGTATGAGTacgcagggggaaaaaaacagaagGACGCACAGGAGAAAGGAAAGACACCCTCCGTTttgggaacccccccccttggtaGAGGAAGGAAGAACAGACACGCCCAACATTCCAGCGCAACGGATGGGCATTCTTCTGAAGAAGCGGCGAATAATCATAACGAACCGCACACCGATGGGAGGAAGCTGAACGACCCGTGGTACTACGAAGAAAGCGAAGAGACGTGGGCGAAAAAAGTCCTCCAAAGAAACGATGAACTTATGGAATCCTGGAGAAACAAAACGAGGCAAAGGGAAATCGAAAAGGAGAGacaaattttttacgaaaaacaaatgattttgaaaaatgaaattttgaGGAGAAAACTCTTGGGCGAAGAAAAACTAACTGAAGAGGAGATTAACGCATATCTctatgatgaagaaaaaagcaacgGAAATAATTCCCAAGAATCAAGTACCGCTGAGCCTGTAGAATTGCCCCCAAAGAATTGCCCAGTTATACCCATCATAATCAGAACCAACTACGTTGGAATGTTCGACATATTTCTAGACGAATTTGAAAATCTccaaaaaatgcacaacgTTAAAATATCCGTTGTTCACGGAGGAATAGGTCCCATCACTCCAAACGACGTTGTGCATGCGGAAGTGGAAAGTAATTTTGGCTACTGTTGCATTTACGCTTTTCAAGTTAAAGTTTTGCCTGACTCGGTAAAGCAATCAGTGCTCTCCAACATTGTAATAAAACAATTCGACGTTTTCACAGACCTAATAGATGACGTTGTGaatagaattaaaaatattaaggCACTAATTGCACATAATATGTATGTGCGAAGtctcaaaaatgaaagaacaCAGGAAGGGGTGTAA